Proteins found in one Prochlorothrix hollandica PCC 9006 = CALU 1027 genomic segment:
- a CDS encoding Spx/MgsR family RNA polymerase-binding regulatory protein translates to MTLQIYGIPTCGTCKKAFQWLKTNQVAYEFINTKEQPPDRHQIAQWVTSLGSKPLRNTSGQAYRALGDEKQTWSETQWVDAFAQDPMVLKRPLFVRDGVAVLVGFRAAEAELRGILLAPLA, encoded by the coding sequence ATGACCTTGCAAATTTATGGCATCCCCACCTGTGGCACCTGTAAAAAAGCCTTCCAGTGGCTGAAAACCAACCAGGTGGCCTATGAGTTCATTAATACCAAGGAACAGCCCCCCGATCGCCATCAGATTGCCCAATGGGTCACCAGCCTGGGGAGCAAACCCCTGCGCAATACATCCGGCCAAGCCTATCGCGCCCTGGGGGACGAGAAACAAACCTGGAGCGAGACCCAGTGGGTCGATGCCTTTGCCCAGGATCCCATGGTGCTGAAGCGACCCTTGTTTGTGCGGGATGGGGTGGCGGTGTTGGTGGGGTTCCGCGCAGCAGAGGCAGAGCTACGGGGAATCCTGCTGGCACCCTTAGCCTAG
- a CDS encoding S41 family peptidase produces the protein MKTPVLKILCLLGLQLGLLLGLQPDAAQALTLEQRLFDQAWRVVSQAYVDDTFNDQNWWAVRQTVLSQPLADRAQTYDVVREMLDSLGDPFTRLLEPEEYRNLQMTTSGALTGVGLQIASDRTNGQVIVIAPIAGSPAERAGLHPGDHIQAIDGQPTDDLSLDEAASLMRGPQGTTVRLTVNRWINPDFNATLSPIPKPVTTSDQSSPQPNLEFWEVEVVRDLISLNSVISELRQEPGLPPLGYIHLLQFNGNSRVEMEDALLDLESQGAEGYILDLRNNPGGLLQAGIDVARLWLDRGTIVYTVDRHGVQGSFQANGFALTEDPLVVLVNRGTASASEILAGALQENDRATLVGETTFGKGLIQSLFQLLDGSGMAVTVAKYETPLHHDINKEGIHPNYEVPSVPLRSNQWGSDLDRQYQEALTLLYPKSLAQNPGQG, from the coding sequence ATGAAAACTCCCGTTTTAAAAATTCTGTGTTTGTTGGGCTTGCAGTTGGGTTTACTGCTGGGATTGCAGCCCGATGCAGCCCAAGCCCTGACCCTGGAACAGCGGCTTTTTGACCAAGCTTGGCGGGTGGTGAGCCAAGCCTATGTAGATGACACCTTTAATGATCAGAACTGGTGGGCAGTGCGCCAGACGGTGTTGAGCCAACCCTTGGCCGATCGCGCCCAAACCTATGACGTGGTGCGGGAAATGCTGGATAGCCTGGGGGATCCCTTTACCCGGCTCCTGGAACCGGAGGAGTATCGCAATCTGCAAATGACCACCTCTGGAGCATTAACGGGGGTGGGGCTACAAATTGCCTCCGATCGCACCAATGGCCAAGTGATCGTGATTGCCCCCATCGCCGGGTCCCCAGCAGAGCGGGCAGGGCTACATCCGGGGGATCACATCCAAGCCATTGATGGCCAGCCCACGGACGATCTGAGCCTTGACGAAGCGGCTTCCCTGATGCGGGGACCCCAGGGCACCACAGTGCGACTAACGGTCAACCGCTGGATTAACCCCGACTTCAATGCCACCCTTAGCCCGATCCCTAAGCCTGTCACAACCTCCGACCAGTCTTCCCCACAGCCCAATCTGGAGTTCTGGGAGGTGGAGGTGGTGCGGGATCTGATTTCCCTCAACTCGGTGATCTCAGAGTTGCGCCAGGAGCCGGGATTGCCACCCCTGGGGTATATTCACCTGCTCCAGTTCAACGGCAACTCGCGGGTGGAGATGGAAGATGCCCTGCTGGATCTGGAGAGTCAGGGAGCGGAGGGCTATATTTTAGATCTGCGCAATAACCCAGGGGGACTGCTCCAGGCGGGCATTGATGTAGCTCGTCTATGGCTCGATCGGGGCACCATTGTCTACACCGTCGATCGCCATGGGGTCCAGGGATCGTTCCAGGCCAATGGCTTTGCCCTGACGGAGGATCCCCTAGTGGTGTTGGTCAACCGGGGGACAGCCAGTGCCAGTGAAATTTTAGCCGGGGCGCTCCAGGAAAACGATCGCGCCACCTTGGTGGGGGAAACCACCTTTGGCAAGGGGTTAATCCAGTCTTTGTTTCAACTGTTGGATGGGTCAGGCATGGCAGTAACCGTAGCCAAATATGAAACCCCCCTACACCACGACATCAATAAAGAAGGGATTCACCCCAACTATGAGGTGCCCTCGGTGCCCCTGCGCAGTAACCAATGGGGTAGCGACCTCGATCGCCAATACCAGGAAGCCCTGACCCTGCTCTATCCCAAATCCTTGGCTCAAAACCCAGGCCAGGGCTAA